GACTCCTGGCCTGGCACAGCCTGAGGACTAGGCACACTGTCTGTGTCAAAGGGATGACTAGCTCATGGACCTGAAAGACAGccatctgtttttctcctttttgcttcCTGATTATGTGGAGAAGCTGTTCCCATGTTACAGATGGAAGGAAAGCTAAACCCCACGCTAGGAGCATCCGAAGGGCTTTCTTATGGACCTGGGGCCGTAGCCACAACAGCTTAGGTCGTCAAATCATCGCGACGAATAGCTGTGGGGCAGACGAAACAAAGAACTTGGTTGGCCACTTGGATAGACACTGATCTGTGCTAAGAAATCAAATCacgatttctaaaaaaaaaaaaaaaaaatcctatagctTACGTACTGGGCGCTTTGCAAAATCCAGTCCTCACTTTGCAACAAAGATGTAGGGGGCGGGGCGTCAGGTGGAAGAAGAGGTAAGGGATAAAGGGGGTTCTTacttggttttggtttgggggggttgtttgttttttggtaaagattttgtttatttgcttgagcgagagagagagcgtgcgcgcatgagaggggagaaggtcagagggcgaagcagactcccggcagaggtgggagccggatgcggggctcgatcccgggatcacgacccgagccgaaggcagtcgcctaagcaactgagccacccaggcgccccagggggtTCTTATTTGTCTGTGGGCAGTCTGGGGGAAGAGAGCCATGTCCTCCATGGATCCTATCTTCTTGTTTCCCTCCCACCGTCTCGGCAGTAAGTTCTGGGACCGCAGGTACCTTGTAGTCAATGTAATGCCTCAGGAGGCAAGAGGAGTAAGAGCAAGGCAGAACTGCGAGGATTCCTGTCTTTTATTCGGAGCCCCTGCCCttccccgccgccgcccgcccgcaccccccaccccgcccctcggCCCAAAGGCCAGGGCAGATGCACGAAGTTCTGCCACGAGCCCAAAGTCACTTGGTCGAAGTGATTCATCAGATGCCCTGTCCCGAGGGGGAGACGGCTTCTTGCAGGACGAGGTGAAGGAGGTGATTCTGCTCAGCAGTCAAGAGCGGCCACATCTCCACCTGCAGCGACTTGACGGCCTCCGTGTCCTTTTCGTGGGTAGCCATGACCAAGGACTGGAGCAGCAGGAACAGCTCCTCGGGAAGCTGGCCCCCGCTCTCCTGCCCGTGGCTGTCGAAAGCCTCCCAGGAGTACTTCTCCAGGGTGTGGGCATGCTCCGGCAGCAGCTTGGCGGGCGGCGGttgcaggagcagcagcagcagcacgcGGGACACCTCGCAGCGGACCAACACGTCCGCGAAGGCTCCGAGCGTGGCGGGAGAGGAAGCGCCGGGCGCGGAGGCGGCGCTGGGAGGGAGCAGCGCGGCGGGCACGGCCGGGGCGGCGCCGGGGCCCGCCTGCTGccccgggggcggcggcggcggcggcggcggcggcggcggctgctgctgcACGGGGTGGCTGCCGTGCTCCCGCGCCCGGCGCTGCATGCGCGTGAAGACGGCCAGGGCGCCGTTGTAGTCGCGCGCCAGCAGCTGGCAGGAGGCGGCGTCGCCGAGCGCCTGCAGCGCGGCCAGGGGCAGCTGCGGGAGCTGCAGCTGGGCGGCGCGCTGGAAGTGGCCCGCGGCGGCGGCCGGCTGGCCCAGGTCGCGCAGGGCGGCGGCCAGCTCGAGGCagagggcggcggcggcggccggctgGCCCAGCTCGAGGTGCAGGCGCACGGCGGCGCCCAGAGCGCTGGCTGCGGCCTGCAGCGGCTCCCCGTAGGCGGCCGGGCAGACGAGCCGCTGGCGCGCGTCGCGCTCCTGCCGCAGAAAGAGTCGGGCGGCCTCGGTCAGCGCCAGCGCCTCCCCGGGCCCGTGGAAGAGCGCCTGCTGGCAGCGCGCCACGGCCAGCTGGCACCAGGCCGCGTAGGGCAGGCACTCCTGGGCACGCAGCTCGCGGCCCAACTGGCCAAACTGCTCGCCCGCCTCCGCCACGTTCGGCTTCCGCAGGAACCGCTTCTTCAGCTTGTTGGACACCTGGCGGTAGCGGGCCAGGAAGTCGCCAGCCTCGGGCCCGGGGCCCGCGCCGCCTCCCAGGCCGGCCGCGGACGCCGCCATGTTCGTCGCCTGCGCTCTGACGCAGTCGGTGGGGCGCGGCGGCGCCTGGAGGCGACGTGCCGTCCGACCCGCTCGCTCGGCGGAGgtgaggcggggggtggggggtggggggatgggggaggaggccGCACTaccgcgcgtgcgcgcgcgcccTGCCGCGCCTGCGCTAGGAAAAGCGCGGGATCCGCGGCCAGAGGCctcactgggggggggggggggaggggcgttgTCTATGCAAATCGTCGGTCCTGGGGCGGGGCCTGGCCAGGGGCCGGCTGTTGCCAGGCGACAGCCTGCTGGCCCGGGTTGCTAGTACAGGCGTCCCCTAGCGTCCCTAAACGGAAGCCGAGCCGAACTCAAGCCGCGGCGCCACGTGGCCCTAAGGCCAAGTCCGCATGGTTCGCGAGGGCCGAGTCCCTGCTCGCCGCCCGCCGCCCCAAGTGTGTCCACCCCGCCAAGTCTGCACGTTTCACGGTGGccaacccaccccctccccgcccgccaCCCCTACACCGTCCCTCCTCAACCTTCCGGACCAAGTCCCTGCCCTACCAGAGTCCACGCCGACAGGTGTGTCCACCCTTCGGTCCCATCCCCGGGGGGTCGCCCTGGCACGTTGTCCCGTCCACGACGCCGCCGTCCTGGTCTTGAGCTGCGGCCCCAGGAACCCCGTCCTTCCCGGGATGGTCCCGGGCTCTGGCTTGCTCGGCACTCATGGGGGGGGTCTCGGGGGCGccggcgcccccccccccgcacccccatcCAGCCTGTCCTACCCGGGGCCACGCCCGTGCACCGTCCCTGAGAGCGAAGGCTTTGCggtgcccccagccccacccccatccgCCGTGTCCCACCCGGAGCCACCCCCGTGCCCCGTCCCCGAGAGAAACGGCTCTTccgaacccccccaccccccagccagaCCCTGCCTGGGGGTCTGTCCTTCGGGGGACATCCCCGAAGCCCGTGGCCCCCCGAGTGACCGAAGCGCCCGCACGCGCGAAAACACACACAGGCGCGCGGGTTTCTTTCCTGGGCTTTTATTGCTTGGACACACGGGTTTCTCGAGCCCCTCGTGGGGACTTCGAGGCACTGGGCCCGAGGCCCCAGCCCGCCCCGGGCCGCCGCAGCGGGGAGCAGGCCCGGCTGGGGCGGGCGGGCCGAGCGGCCGGGTGGCGTGGGGCGGCCGCTAGTCGTGGGGCGGGGCCACCTGGGAGATGGTGGTGGACTCGAAGAAGCGGCTGAGCAGCGCGTTGTTGTGGACCGCCATGTCCACGAGCTCCGGGGTGATGCGCGTCCTGCCGCAGTTCCGGGCCTCGTTGCCCGCCAGCTCCAGGACGGTGGCCGTCAGGTACTGGATGACGGCCGCTAGGAAGACCGGCGCGGACGAGCCCAGGCGCCGGGCGTAGCGGCCCTCGCGCAGGAGGCGCTCCACGAGGCTCACGGAGAACGACAGCTCGGCTCGGGCGGTGCGGGAGCGGGCCTGCCTCTGGCCTCCGGACGACCCTCGACGGCTCCTCTTGGCCGGCATGCTGGGCCTCGGCTGCGCTCGGGCTCGGCGACGGGCCTAGGTGGGCGGTGCTCTGCGGGGTTCGGCGGGGCTCTGCGGGGTTCGGCGGGGCTCTGCGGGGTTCGGCGGGGCTCTGCGGGCTCGGCGGGGCTCAGCGGCTTCGGCGGGGCTCGGCGGCTTCGGCGGGGCTCGGCGGGGCTCAGCGGCTTCGGCGGGGCTCGGCGGCGCTCGGCGGAGATCGGCGGGGCTCAGCGGGGCTCGGCGGGGCTCAGCGGGGCTCAGCGGGGCTCAGCGGGTCCCAACTTCTCCAACCACCCGGTTGGGACTCGTGACTCGGGCCCTTACGCCGCCGTCTCCTAGCGACCACCGACCGACCCCCGTCATTGGTCCGGGGCCACACACTTCGGGACACGTAGATCCGGTGAGGTCACCGCTTTCCCATCGGCCCCTGCCGGGAGCTCGGGCCCGCCGAGAAATGGCGCGAgtgggagcctgcccccccagcccctccccccccgcGGCCCCCCACGACGCCTCGCGGAGGAGATGGAGGCTCACCTTCCGCCCCACTGGGACGGCCTACCCAAGAGACCCCAGACCAGGGAGGACCTCGTGGCCCCAAGCAGACCCTCGACGTGAGGGGCGACCGTCACCCCTATCTCGCTCCACAGCGTGGGCCCCGCCCCCAAAAGGAAGCCCCGCACCTGGCGGACAGACGCTCCCCACggcaccccctccctcccccacttggtGTCTTCTGATGGCTGTGGACAGGAGGCCACAGCACGGAGAGACCACGAGTCGTGGACTCCGGTCCTCAGGGGACAGGCCTCGCGGTGATGTCCACCTCCGGGCCCATGGGAACTGCGCCGCAGTGGACGGTCGCCTGCACGGTTCTGTCTGAGCCCCTGTTTCCCGTGCCTTGCCCTGTGGAGCTAGGAGCGGGCTCGCGGGGTCCTAGGGTCATTCCCTGGCTACCTTCCCGAGGAGCCACCCGGGTGGCTCCCGCCGCAGCCGGACCACTCCCCCATCCCAGGAGCAGTGGGCCAGGGTCCCAGTTCTTCGACATCCTCGCCCAGACTGGTCATTTCCCGCTTGGTTGGTCTTTCTGGGGCCTAGAAGAGCCGTCCTACTGGGGGGCGAAGTGGCATCTCACGGCGActtcgcccccccccccgccctcttAGAGAGGGAgcggaggaggggcagagggcgacagagagagggagaagctgaagcaggctccatgcccggcGCAGAGCCCACCGTGGAGCCTGACGCGGGCCTGGGTCTCACAACCCAGAGAACAGGCCTGGCCTGAGCCGAGGTCCAGAGTCCAGACGCTCCTCccgcggagccacccaggcgcccctcccagggCTTTGGACGTGCACGTCCCCAATGGCCAACGATGGGCAGTGGCTTTCCATGGGCCTCCTGGACGCTTGCACGCGCGCTTCGGAGGAACGTCTGTCGGCTCCGTGCTCGGCCCGGCTCTGTCCGCCTCTTTGTGGCTGAGTTCAAAGTGTTCTTTAGGCGTCCGGAAGAAGACACCCTTGTCGCCTAGGTGCCTGCAAATGCTTCTCCCGTGCTGGGCAGGGGTTTCGGCCTTTCCCGGACTACActgttcctccttctccccctccccaagtcctcctccttcctccttctccccctccccaagtcctccaccttcctcctcctcctcctcctcctcttcctcctcccttcccctcctcctcctgcttcttgtGTGCCTATGCTTTTCCTACCCCATTTAAGAAACTCTTGCGTAATAGTTTCTAGAAACAGACAGTTTCTAGACAGAGCCCTCTGGTGCACAAATAGTTTTGGTTTGGTTGGGGTACAACTTatcctttgtttttctcctcccgctcctccccctcctcccacccctcctcctcctcctcctccctccctcttctcttctgttcctcctcctcctttttttgtgGCTGTGCTTTGGCTGCCACCGTGTTTAAGGAACCTCGCATAACCAAAGCCACCGGGTTTTACAGCTGGTTTTACACCAAGGGTTTCATAGTTTTCTGTTTACATTCAGAAATGTGAATGCTGTGAGCCATCTGGGGGGTTCAATTTCGGTTTTACCCTGGACTCCACATTCTTTCTCGTGTCTGCggatattcagttttcccagcaccaccccTGGAAGACCTTGCTCATTCCTACATTGAATGGCCTGGGCACCCTTGTTCGGTACCAACTAGTCATAAACCCATGGGTTTGTGTCTCACTCTAAGTTCCTAATCGTTGACCTATATGTCTACCATTGTTTCAGTACCACACTTTCTGGGATCGCTCGCTGGAGCTCAGAAATACGTTTGGAAATTGGAAAGTgcgagtcctccaactttgttcttcttccgGATAGATGGTTTTGGCTATCTGTGTCCCTCGCAGGGACACATGCATTTACGATTGGCTCTAACATTTCTGCAAAACAACTCTTGGAGATTTTGATACGGGTTGTATTCAATCTCTGTATTGCCTTGGGGATTACGGCCATTGTACCAATATTACCTGCTCGGTTTACTGAGGCAGGATGTCTTCCCGTTTATTTGCGtcctcttgaatttctttcagcaatactTTCCTTTCAGCAAATACAACTCTTGCAcgtcttttgttaaatttattcctgtgtatttaattccatttgatgctattttaaatagaattgttgggacacctgggtggctcagtgggttaagcctctgccttcagctcaggtcatgatcccagggtcctgggatcgagtcccacatcgggctccttgctcggcagggagcctgcttcaccctctgcccctcctccatgctGCTCCTCACTCACAggctccctctatctctctctctctctttctgtcaaataaattaaatctttaaaaaatagaattgtcaatttcattttagatttttttcattgctcCTATATAGagacacaactgatttttgtgtgttgatctcATATCTTGATATTTTATTGAAATCACTTACTAACTTTATGTGCTttctatatttaagattttttatatataagattatgTCATCTGACAATAGAGATAGTTTTCCTTTTACCTTTCCAatatagatgccttttatttctttttcttgtgtcaTTGCTCCGACTAGGATTTCTCTTACAATCTTGAATAGAAACAGTGAAAacagacattcttgtcttgttccctATGTCTCTTATTACCCTAACCCTCACAGCATACATGAAAatgaactccttttttttttgaaagattttatatatttatttggcagacagaggtcacaagtaggcagagaggcaggcagtgagagagggggaagcaggctccctgctgagcagagagcctaacgcggggcttgatcccaggaccctgggatcatgacccaagccaagggtagaggctttaacccactgagccatccaggtggccccaTATTCttcttttagagattttttttattttttatttgagagagagagagaatgagtgagggggcagagtgagaggaagaagcagattccccactgaataaggagcccattgtggggctcgatcccaggattctatgatcatgatctgagctgaaggcagacacttacccacctgagccacccaggtaccccagaaaacAATTTCTTAGAAAATTCCCCATAATACTATAACTCTGATGTGTGATTATATAACAGACACATTAATTCCTGTTTTAGTATATTCAAGCAGATACAAATCGCAAATGTTTTGTAAAAGATAATTTTCAAGTTTCCTTATACTGTATGCCATGGTTTAAATCTAAGCCGTTTGAATAGGCATCGCTATCATGTTTCTCAAACCgtgttccttttcctttaaatatgCACTTTCCTCTGGAACCTAGACCTGTCAAGGTCTTAAACCCCACATGTTGGATGTTAACATGTGTCTCAAGAATTCATATACAATGAATTATTAATTAAAGCCTGACAGTTCatgcagaaacacacacacacacacacacacacacaccacattccTGGAAGGTCGCTCAGAGGCTGTGGGGCAGGGTGCTGACTCTGCCCTGAGCTACTGATTCAGTCGCCGTGGACCAGAGCCCAGATGCAGGATTTCTAGCTGCTCCCAGGTGATGTTCAGACTGCCGGGTTAGCAGAGCCCTAAATGACATCTTCAACCTTGCTGAGCCTTTTACAGGACCCCAGAGCAGAAGAGCACTTCACCGGCCCTGACTTCTTCCAGGGGTTTCTCTCCTTCTTGTATTCCACTCTAACATCCCGTCTAGCCAGAAGGGTATTACTTGAGTGTTGAATGCTGTTAAGAAACATGCAAAACAAAATGGGAAGGAAGATGTGATTGGGAGGAATTGCTTTGTACTGTCTCCACTTTCCATGTACCTGTGCTAACCCCTCCCTACAGGTCTTCTTTGGCAATGTGGATTCATCCGGGAtaaaacacaatatttttaaCCCGCCCATCATTGCTCGGTACATCCGCTTGCACCCAACACATTACAGCATCCGCAGCACGCTTCGCATGGAGCTGATGGGCTGTGATTTAAACAGTAAGTGCCAAGCCATCATGGAtcctcccctctcccaaccccgGGGAGGATGAGTCACTTCCTGGCATTCTCAAGAGTAGGGGGGTTTCCCGGGACACAAAATGGTTAATGCCAAAACCAGTGCAGTCCTGACCAAACCAAGGACTTGGTCACTGTAAGCCTAGGGTTCAGACAGACCTAGGAAGAGCTGACTCAGAAATGAGGGGCTTGTTAGGCTAACAGTAACAGAATCGATGCAGAAATTAATGCCTGGGAAGTGACATCCTGATGATGGTCGCCCTGGAGCGTTAGTGGACGCAGGCATCTACTGACGACTACAGTCCTTCCGTTTCTCTGAGGTTGCAGCATGCCACTGGGAATGGAGAATAAAGCGATAGCCGATGCCCAGATTACTGCCTCATCCTACCTGATCGGCATGTTCGCCACTTGGTCTCCGTCCCAAGCCCGACTACACCTGCAGGGGAGAGCTAACGCCTGGAGGCCTCAGGTAAGAGGTGGCGGATCTGCCATCTAACTGACGCAGAGGAGGGGTGCAGGTTGGGAAAGAACAGAGAAGGTCCTTGACTGTTTCTTTAAAGGCATTTCTGTCACCTGATTGTTCCCAAAGGTGCCAGGGTGGTTGTGTCTGGGCTGGGGGAGAAATGCGCACAGCATTTGTTGGGGGGAAGTGATCCCTAACTGAGCCTCCGGGCTGCAGAATCTCTAGCGATACTGGGCTGATGTCTGTGATGGATTCGTGGTAGCCGAAGTCGGTCTGGCAGACCCGTATCAACAACTGGCCCTCTTCGCACATTTCTTGGTGCCTCAAACGAAAGTGGCCATCGTGTACAGTTTGCTGGGCACAGTTGTTTTCCCAGAACCACTGAATTTGTGATTTTTCAGTCCCTGAATAGCTCTTATAAGTCCGTCTGTATAGGACCTGTATATTCACTCAGCAAACACTTACTGGGCTCCTATTAAATGGCAGACCCTGAGGGCACAGGGATGAATCATGAAAAATTGCAGCAGTAAGACTGCTTAGAGTCTAAGAAGGGAGACTGACAAAGAGACCGTTAAAATGcagagtgaggggcgcctgggtggctcactgggttaaacctctgccttcagctcaggtcatgatctcagggtcctgggactgagccccgcatcaggctctctgctcagcagggagcctgcttctcttcctctctctctgcctgcctctctgcctgcttgtgatctctgtcaaataaataaataaaatctttttaaaaaaatgcagagtgATGCCTGCTCTGACATGGTAGGGAAGAAAGGATGTGGGGATTGCTGGGAGCAAATAGTAACCAACAGGTTACTAGTCTAACTGACTTTCCCCaggcaaataatccaaaagagtGGCTGCAAGTGGACTTCCAGAAGACAATGAAAGTCACAGGAGTCATCACGCAGGGGGTGAGGTCTCTCCTCACCGACATGTATGTGAAGGAGTTCCTCATCGCCGGCAGTCAGGATGGCCGCAGCTGGACTCTTGTTCTTCAGAATGGCCAAGTAAAGGTATGCCGGTCTCATGGGAGAGGCCCAAAATCTCTCCTAGGGCTGGACCTTTAGAAACATAACAAGGTTGATATAGGATCAAACTTTGAGGACATATTTTATTGAGTATCTGTAGTAATAGGACACCATGAAAGGCATTTGGGGAGGATACGGTGACTCCAAGCAAGGATGTACAATCccaggaaagaggagaggagagccaaAAGTTGATTATCCTGTGGATGTTGATGTCATCCAGGATGATGGCGAGAAGCAGGGGGTGAAGAACTCCTTTTTCTTGGCTGATTCTTTAAGTCTCAGATAAACACCATCTCCAGGAGGAATTCCCTGGTCCTCCAATGCTGCCTTAGACTTCCActtctggtggctcagtggaccaGGATATAGATAATCTATATTCCAGAAGACATTCCCATTGTTAAAAGGGTTTATCTCTGATACATGCTACCATATAGATGAACCTTGAacacattatgttaaatgaagtaGGCCACACCCCACAATGGGTCATGGGGCATGTGGCaaactgaaataagccagacataaaaggacaAGTGTTGTATGAGTCCATTTCCATGACTGTACTAGTGAgccttctccagagaaacagaactgatagagtgtgtgtgtatgtatgtctgtgtatAAAGAGATAAttgtaaggaattggctcatggtTATGAAGGCTGACGAGTCCCAAGATCTTCAGGTTGAACCAGCAAGATGGAGACCCAGGAGTACCAATGGTCGAGTTCTGTCTGAGTCCAAGAGCCTGAGAACCAAGATGGGTGACAGTGTAAATTCCAGGCTGAAGGCCAGCAGGCTCAAGACAGGAAGAGTAATTCAGTTTGAGCTCCAAAGCTAGGAAAGCCAATGTCCGGGTTAAAGGCAGTCAGGCAGGAAGAGTTCTCTTGTATTTAAAGGAAgctcagcctttttgttctattcaggctttCAAACAAttggagggcaatctgctttctTCATTCTACCATTTGAaggttaatctcatccaaaaacatccTCAATAACACACCCAGAATAGTTTGACCAAATATCCAGGCACCTCCtacctagccaagttgacacacaaaattaacaattacagaggcgcctgagtggctcagtgggttaagctgctgcctttggctcaggtcgtgattccaggctcctgggatcaagtcctactctggctccttgctcagcggggagcctgcttctctctctgcctctccctgccactctgcctgctcgcgtgctctctctctgacaaataagtaaataaaatctttttaaaaattaacaattataATGAGGTAGCTGGAAGGGCAAGTTCATGGACACtgaaaggagaacagagaggTTACCGAACATTTGGGGGAGAGGATAATGGAGAGTTACTGTGTAATGCcttgagtttcagttttacaagatgaagaaTTCTGGAGATGGACGGTGGTGATGCTTGTACAACATCGTGAATCTATTCAATGCCACAGAATTGTACAGTTAAAACTGGACAGAATGGTAAAtcctatgttatatatatattaccacaataaaaagacTATCTCACTTAcagtacatatttctttttttaaaaaaaaatattttattcttttatttgagagggagagagagcacaagcaagagcaTAAGAACCGGCAGAGGCAGAATCGGTCTTCccgcagggcagggagcctgacgtgggactcaatcccaggaccccagg
Above is a genomic segment from Neovison vison isolate M4711 chromosome X, ASM_NN_V1, whole genome shotgun sequence containing:
- the LOC122896921 gene encoding histone H2A-Bbd type 2/3-like; protein product: MPAKRSRRGSSGGQRQARSRTARAELSFSVSLVERLLREGRYARRLGSSAPVFLAAVIQYLTATVLELAGNEARNCGRTRITPELVDMAVHNNALLSRFFESTTISQVAPPHD
- the F8 gene encoding coagulation factor VIII isoform X3, with the translated sequence MFVACALTQSVGRGGAWRRRAVRPARSAEVFFGNVDSSGIKHNIFNPPIIARYIRLHPTHYSIRSTLRMELMGCDLNSCSMPLGMENKAIADAQITASSYLIGMFATWSPSQARLHLQGRANAWRPQANNPKEWLQVDFQKTMKVTGVITQGVRSLLTDMYVKEFLIAGSQDGRSWTLVLQNGQVKAFRGNQDSFTPVVNPLDPPLLTRYLRIYPQSWARHIALRLEVLGCEAEQQP